One stretch of Deinococcus radiopugnans ATCC 19172 DNA includes these proteins:
- a CDS encoding PhzF family phenazine biosynthesis protein, translated as MTVSLYRVLSEKGEGGKLVAVFPNADGDLQARAAGAGAPLSVFVHSASVSEVSLRVFTPVKEKGSSDSAALAALTHLRPDLLDVAEVGMGGETWPAQLCGGEWLLRQGVPQVREVEANLSPIGLSAEPCWSSSLGRPNLVVEVADLAALDAFTPDAEVISLLGQTTGTTGLILFTMGGPGRADLSFRAFGPLRGFLEDAASSNMLACAVGVLGASNRLPADTNLLRAAQRMPGHPARLSVQFGPAEGGTEVWVGGGAVPLN; from the coding sequence GTGACTGTTTCTCTCTACCGCGTACTTTCCGAAAAGGGCGAGGGTGGCAAACTCGTCGCCGTCTTTCCCAATGCGGACGGTGATTTGCAGGCCAGGGCGGCGGGGGCAGGGGCACCCCTGAGCGTGTTCGTGCACTCGGCCAGCGTCTCCGAAGTGTCTTTGCGGGTCTTCACGCCGGTCAAGGAGAAGGGCAGTTCAGACAGTGCGGCGCTGGCGGCCCTCACGCATCTGCGCCCCGATTTGCTGGACGTGGCCGAGGTTGGGATGGGCGGCGAAACGTGGCCCGCCCAACTGTGCGGCGGTGAATGGCTGCTGCGCCAGGGCGTGCCGCAGGTCAGGGAGGTGGAGGCCAACCTCTCCCCCATCGGCCTGAGTGCTGAGCCGTGCTGGAGTTCCAGTCTGGGACGGCCCAATCTGGTGGTGGAGGTGGCCGATCTGGCGGCGCTGGACGCCTTCACGCCGGACGCCGAAGTGATCTCTCTCCTGGGCCAGACCACGGGAACCACAGGCTTGATCCTCTTCACGATGGGCGGGCCGGGCCGCGCCGATCTGAGTTTCCGGGCCTTCGGGCCGCTCAGGGGCTTTTTGGAGGACGCCGCCAGCAGCAACATGCTGGCCTGTGCGGTGGGCGTGCTGGGCGCGTCGAATCGCCTGCCCGCCGACACCAACCTGCTGCGCGCGGCCCAGCGGATGCCGGGGCACCCCGCGCGGTTGAGCGTGCAGTTTGGCCCGGCAGAAGGCGGCACCGAGGTCTGGGTGGGTGGGGGGGCCGTTCCTCTGAACTGA
- the rlmN gene encoding 23S rRNA (adenine(2503)-C(2))-methyltransferase RlmN, which yields MQLLLDLHPDAYPLEGFRRTQLLEWVYVQGVGAFENMTNLPAELRGELADKYHLNPFREIETVRSTDGSVKYLFTLQDGRQMEAVYMPYLDRKTVCVSTMVGCPAKCSFCATGAMGFGRNLTPGEIVGQVLAVAGGEGLAPRELRNLVFMGMGEAMLNYDHTMAAARILLHPQALGMSKRRITLSTVGIAKGITRLAAEDDLGLKLAISLHAPDEETRQRIIPTGAANSIAEIMAAAREYQGVTGRRITFEYTMLRGVNDAVWQAELLAELLRGLVSHVNLIPMNPWEGSGFQSTSEADIQAFYDTLESRGVDVSVRRSRGKDAGAACGQLALKRPGAVSGTGAAL from the coding sequence ATGCAGCTTCTCCTCGACCTTCACCCCGACGCCTACCCCCTGGAGGGGTTCCGGCGCACCCAACTGCTGGAATGGGTCTACGTGCAGGGGGTGGGCGCCTTCGAGAATATGACCAACCTGCCCGCCGAACTACGCGGCGAACTGGCGGACAAATACCACCTCAACCCCTTCCGCGAGATCGAGACGGTTCGCAGCACGGACGGCAGCGTCAAGTACCTGTTCACCCTGCAAGACGGGCGGCAGATGGAAGCGGTCTACATGCCGTACCTCGACCGCAAGACCGTGTGTGTCTCCACGATGGTGGGCTGCCCGGCCAAATGTTCCTTCTGCGCGACGGGGGCGATGGGTTTCGGGCGCAACCTGACCCCCGGCGAGATCGTGGGGCAGGTGCTGGCGGTGGCTGGGGGCGAGGGCCTGGCCCCACGCGAGCTGCGGAATCTGGTGTTCATGGGCATGGGCGAGGCGATGCTGAACTATGACCATACGATGGCGGCGGCGCGCATCCTGCTGCACCCGCAGGCGCTGGGCATGAGCAAACGCCGCATCACGCTGTCCACGGTGGGGATCGCCAAGGGCATCACCCGGCTGGCCGCCGAGGACGATCTGGGCCTCAAGCTGGCGATCAGCCTGCACGCGCCCGACGAGGAAACCCGTCAGCGCATCATTCCCACCGGGGCGGCCAACTCGATTGCCGAGATCATGGCGGCGGCGCGCGAGTACCAGGGCGTGACTGGGCGGCGCATTACCTTCGAGTACACCATGCTGCGCGGGGTCAACGACGCGGTGTGGCAGGCCGAGCTGCTGGCCGAGTTGCTGCGCGGGCTGGTCAGCCACGTCAACCTGATTCCCATGAATCCCTGGGAGGGTTCGGGCTTTCAGAGCACCTCCGAGGCGGACATCCAGGCGTTCTACGACACGCTGGAATCGCGCGGCGTGGACGTCAGCGTGCGCCGGTCGCGCGGCAAGGATGCGGGGGCGGCCTGCGGGCAGCTGGCCCTCAAGCGGCCCGGCGCGGTGAGCGGGACCGGCGCGGCCCTGTAA